The following are encoded in a window of Pygocentrus nattereri isolate fPygNat1 chromosome 5, fPygNat1.pri, whole genome shotgun sequence genomic DNA:
- the npas4l gene encoding neuronal PAS domain-containing protein 4-like, whose translation MVSCRSTKSASKARRDHINAEIRNMRALLPISAEDQERLSYLHTMAIICTFIRKTALLTADGEKSDEGLVPPHEDLLQALPGFIVVMTSQGKLVCVSENVSQYLGFSMVEILQSDTFYDLIHADDVDSVKLTLEGDLSAAGRSFVCHMNTSKAFRLQYGSCCPLLVRGHYQDPQHSLFVALCAPTMDRLMDTERLSFRTHFQSVHRADMSYTYTERSVVLYLGYEAEELIGRSWYSMLHPDDLSLTASAHTHLMRQRGAGEGDDDGDDEGEEMVELVFRVQTKTLLWIWIFSRASKFTHKQEITCTNFLISEAEALYLRQKLYSAVSAPPLTPPISQMPWGPGPCRSPKRPAEGSDQSARPRRKVSRLSERAGSTSRDHRDRSADRSLFSTPPYSPASSVSDDSLDTLQDVMSPSFSSSLPSSSSSLSSSSSSLPFQHLQPLPVLRNSFSVEPCPLPPPTLSYPEGPAEASLVPDYQPEGCESSPDCVLHYRNFSLLPELMADEVGTFQAPEDSGSSSLVELLTSGPSLTVHESTLSNLSYTEREQAEISVLAHQISSLASSFDLYRAKSHNSNFTCAPCWPSAITLPTELLLDEDVIDSILRDCDGAPVKRDSGSGWRQIPRISPDEAPGLQNLSLDIVVNSVPLEPQLADGYLWPSVYRQDCHEENIESHQLSLYLHGNFQQDGFADESMY comes from the exons ATGGTGTCCTGCAGGTCCACTAAAAGTGCGTCCAAAGCTCGACGCGACCACATTAATGCAGAGATCCGGAACATGCGGGCGCTGCTGCCCATTTCGGCGGAGGACCAGGAGCGCCTCTCCTACCTCCACACCATGGCCATCATCTGCACCTTCATCAGGAAGACTGCCCTCCTTACAG CCGATGGAGAGAAAAGTGATGAAGGTCTGGTTCCTCCGCATGAAGATCTTCTGCAGGCTCTACCAGGTTTCATTGTCGTGATGACCAGTCAGGGAAAGCTGGTCTGCGTGTCTGAGAATGTGTCTCAGTATCTTGGCTTCTCCATG GTCGAGATCCTGCAGAGCGACACGTTCTATGATCTGATTCACGCTGATGATGTGGATTCAGTGAAGCTGACTTTAGAGGGAGATCTCAGTGCAGCAG GGCGAAGTTTTGTGTGTCATATGAATACCTCTAAGGCATTCAGGCTGCAGTACGGGAgctgctgccccctgctggtgaGAGGTCATTATCAGGACCCTCAGCATAGCCTGTTTGTCGCTCTGTGTGCACCAACAATGGACAGACTGATGGACACCGAGCGTCTGAGCTTCAGAACTCACTTTCAGAGCGTCCACAGAGCCGACATGAGCTACACCTACACTGAGCGCAG tgtggTTCTGTATTTGGGTTACGAAGCAGAGGAGCTGATTGGCCGATCATGGTACAGCATGCTCCACCCAGATGACCTGTCACTGACTgccagtgcacacacacatttga tgcggCAGCGGGGAGCTGGAGAAGGTGATGATGATGGGGATGATGAAGGTGAGGAGATGGTGGAGCTGGTGTTTAGAGTTCAGACTAAAACTTTGCTGTGGATCTGGATCTTCAGTCGTGCCTCTAAGTTCACTCACAAACAGGAAATCACCTGCACTAACTTCCTGATCAG TGAGGCCGAGGCGTTGTATCTGAGGCAGAAGCTCTATAGCGCTGTGTCTGCGCCGCCTCTAACTCCTCCCATATCTCAGATGCCATGGGGTCCCGGACCCTGCAGGTCTCCGAAGcggccagcagagggcagcgaTCAGAGCGCCAGACCAAGGAGAAAAGTCAGTCGGCTTTCCGAGCGAGCAGGGAGTACAAGCAGAGACCACCGAGACAGATCAGCCGACCGATCATTGTTCTCCACCCCCCCCTACAGCCCCGCCTCCTCCGTGTCTGATGATAGCTTGGACACCCTGCAGGACGTCATGTCTCCTTCGTTCTCCTCCTCACtgccctcctcttcctcctcactgtcctcctcttcctcttcactGCCCTTCCAGCACCTCCAGCCACTGCCAGTTCTCCGAAATTCTTTCAGCGTGGAGCCCTGCCCCCTCCCTCCTCCCACACTCTCCTACCCAGAAGGCCCAgctgaagccagtctggttccTGACTATCAGCCTGAGGGCTGTGAAAGCTCACCTGACTGTGTTCTCCACTACAGGAACTTCAGCCTTCTTCCAGAGCTGATGGCTGATGAAGTTGGGACTTTCCAAGCCCCTGAGGATTCTGGGTCCTCCTCTCTGGTTGAGCTCTTGACCTCTGGCCCCTCGCTGACCGTCCACGAGTCTACGCTGTCCAATCTGAGCTACACTGAGCGAGAACAGGCTGAGATCAGTGTGCTGGCCCATCAGATCTCCTCCCTGGCCAGCAGCTTCGACTTGTACCGCGCTAAAAGCCACAACTCGAACTTCACTTGTGCTCCCTGCTGGCCATCCGCCATCACGCTGCCCACTGAGCTGCTTCTTGATGAGGATGTCATCGACAGCATCCTGAGGGACTGTGACGGAGCGCCAGTGAAGAGGGATTCAGGCTCCGGATGGAGGCAAATTCCCAGGATCTCACCGGATGAAGCACCTGGACTGCAGAACCTCTCTCTGGACATTGTGGTGAACTCCGTCCCTTTAGAACCGCAACTGGCAGATGGTTATCTGTGGCCGTCTGTTTACAGGCAGGACTGTCATGAAGAGAACATCGAGTCGCATCAACTCAGTCTTTACCTACATGGCAACTTCCAGCAAG ACGGGTTTGCTGATGAATCCATGTACTGA